Part of the Henckelia pumila isolate YLH828 chromosome 2, ASM3356847v2, whole genome shotgun sequence genome is shown below.
gatgataATTCAAAGTTTGCACAGAGAAAATTTGGACCCGAGTTTCATAAAACACCGATGCCTCGTCGAAACAATAAATGCCACACAAATATCATCATGTGTGAAACCCGGAACTTGGCCTCCAAGTTTATTCAATTAAGAAATAAACTCCCAACATGGAAGCCAAAATCTTTTCTTCTTGTAATAACAAAGTGATGTTTTGACACTGTTATGACTCGAATTAGGAATGAAAAGGAAATTTTCGGatcatgttatgttatgaccctgatgcggtgggtaaaAATAACCTACAAATGAtctcaccccttagagggattacatacAGGAGACTGGTCAGTTAACCACAAATAATGAGATAAATTTCAGTGTCTGACTAAAATTATGTTATGCTATGTCAAATTGTCAATTATGTTATGATGttcatgttatgttatgatgcATGCTTTTAAATGATTATGTTTCGAAATTATGCTATGAGTTTTTCTaaatgaatatatttatatatattagcaAAAAGAACGTACGATGCACGTTGACACaacaatataatataaattagggaaaattgtttttttggtcctgtatgtttgttactttgcgattttagtcctttatattttcagatttcagttttagtccgctatctttattttttaggaaattttagtcctttttccgacgtggcactgacgtggcaccaattcagtgctgatgtggagctgacgtgtacagtgccacgtaagcattttcgaataaaaagaaccgaaattgccaaaaatcagaacatgcaggactaaaactaaaatgtgaaaacatagaagaccaaaatcgcaaagtgacaaacatagaggactaaatttgcaatttttcttataaattaaaaataaatatatagttAAAAATTTATTCTATTAAACTTGTGTTATTAGCAAACGATAATATAATGAGCATTAACACATATATAACAAAATGGATcgaaacaaattttaaaaaaaatgttttcatCCACGCAAcattacaataaataaaaagtaaCAAAACATAATAAATCAACAATTTAGATAGAGATATAATATGTATCAAAGTATATTGTTGATAACCAATTAATATAAGAGTAACAGTAGATGTAAACTTTAGTGTACACCTTAGTTTACACCTTACTTATTAATTAGAAAATTTTCTTTGACCAACGagatatttatttcttatcataggtaattttttttatttaatgtgCGGAATTTTAGGTGAGTCTAAGCTAAGACGTACACAACAAGGTGTAAATCTaacattttttaatataatataacgaacgtctataaaaaaaattggacaTATAGCATTAAGTTAAATTATCTACGATCTTGTTAATTTCTTTGGTACATTTATATAggtgagataaataatttatttttaaatgttcATAATTATTCGTTCTTAATGTTATTTAGGTGGAAATTATTGGATATTGAACTAAtccttttattaatttaatttaatataatttttaatatatcatGATACTTGGTTTATTACCAATAAATtagaatattaataaaaaaaatttaccaaattattcatattttttcatGACTTCTAAATTGTATAATTTTAGATAATGattacaaaatataatattCTTCTAACTACAATCATGTTGCTATTTTACAGATTCCATTTAATAAATTCTAAATTAAATTTAGTTTATATTCTATTGAGTAAAATTAATTTAAGACATTTACATcacttaaattaaattaaaatgatttaataaattataaaaatcaaaaatagaaataaatattgaaaatatcgCATTAGttttatgtttaattgtttatCAATTTTCCATTTTATCATAGTTAATTATGTATTATTAGAGCAGtataattccaaattaaaaGTATACATGACTACaaactcaaataaaattataactcAACTTTACATttctattttaaataattttattggactccaatttaaataatgaattaaattaataatgttaTTTATGGGGCTATTTTATATCCGCGGTTGAATAAacttaataaattattaaaaataattgtaaTGTAATTAAATAAAACTCCTACGGAAATAACACAAAAAACTCTGCATAGCCAATTATTAATAAATCATGTGTATAACATAACAATCAAAAATCGCAACTTAATTGTAATCTAGATTGAAATAAACATATAATTAATATGAGAAGGAAGTAAATATATACAGTTAATTAATTTGTCCATGAAATTAAAGTTGATAAGTAGAGAAATATAAATTCTCATGTCTTttagatttcaaaaaaaatctaTCTAATTCTAATGTTTGTCAACGGTTCATTGTTTTGAAATTTAGTTTAAAgtaaatttcaaatttccacGGCTTATACATATGATTTATTTCTAATTGTTGAAATTATAGTATACGTTCTAATGGAAATTTATGTATTGGTAACCTTTCTTGATTTTTAGTACTCTAATGACGATTAATTATATGCATACTGTGTCATATtgattttttaagttttattttaaattatttttttcattttatagatattgattttttaagtttgatttttaatttttttttcattttatagtAATTAGTGGTAATTCTAAGTTGAGGAAAATGTGGATAAGTAGTTGGTGGGTCAacctaataataattaatatttaaacatAGAAGTGTGTATATCATAACAATAAAAAATAGCAAGCTAATTGTAATCTAGATTGAAATAAACATATAATTAATATGAGCAGGAAGTAAATATACACGGTTAATTAATTTGTCCATGAAATTAAAGTTGATAAGTAGAGCAATATAAATTCTCATGtcttttagattttaaaaaaaaaaactatctaATTCTAGCGTTTATCATTTATCAACCATTCATTTGAAATTTAGTTTAAAGTAATTTTCAAATTTCCACGGCATATACATATGATTTATTTCTAATTGTTGAAATTATAGTGTTCTAATGGAAATTTATGTATTGataactttttttaatttttagtacTCTAATGACGATTAATTATATCCATATTgtgtttattaattaatattaaaaaatttaaaaaaacctaACGGATTATTATAggaataataataacaaaaattaatatttaaacatAGAAGTGTGGATAAAAGGTTAGTTTTGTAAACAATattgatttttgattttttaatgaCAAGTAATTATATTAGTGggtaaatttataaaaaaatattgattttttaatgATAAGTAATTATATTAGTGGGACAATTTATAAATAATACCATCTTCTTTATCCACACTTCTATGTTATtaagtattattattttgtcCTCTAAAAAAAGTATTATTACTTTGACCCACTAACTACACCCTCACATTATCCACTAATATAATTACTTATcattaaaacatcaaaataactaattaaatattaataaataaaatgaaaaaattatttaaaaaccaaacttaaaaattaattgtCATTATAACATTAAAAATCAATATAGGTTAaagtaaatttcaaattttcacggTATATACATATGATTTATTTCTAATTGTTGAAATTATAGTGTTCTaatggaaatttatttattgataaCCTTCTTGATTTTTAGTACTCTAATGACGATTAATTATATCCATATTgtgtttattaattaatattaaaaaattttaaaaaaaccaaaCAGATTATTAtaggaataataataatatttaatatttaaacatAGAAGTGTGGATAAAAGTTAATTTTGTAAACAATATTGATTTTTGATGTTTTAATGACAAGTAATTATATTAGTGGGAAAATTTATaaagaatattgattttttaatgACAAGTAATTATATTAAtgggaaaatttataaataatattgatTGTTTATGTTTTAATGACAAGTAATTATATTAGTGAGAATAGTTAGTTGAAAAAAATGTGGATAATTTTAGTGGGTGAATAATGTAACTATAGAAGTTTTTGTAAAAGGCTAAATGTGTCAATACACAATTAGAAAACACACTCCAATATCCACACTTTtataggtatatatatatataatatatatatatatagagagataTTTGGTATGATCGATCGGTTCCCACTTGCTGATTGTTTCTCAAAACACTCACCTCTTACTTTTTTTCTCCCAGGTGATGAAGGTGATGAGTTAGAAAATCGAgaacaagatatgttttgggTTGGTGAAAGACAGAGCTTTAagatttaattttgttatttatggaattgttacaataaatatttttattatttaagtttattaaaCGCTTCCGCAGTTATTGATAATTTTTGGATTATCAGGTTGTAAagacatgttttggaatttatttatgaGAAAAAACGGGTTTGGTATATACTGTACTACGAGActtgttgttttataatttctgtaaatttgaaacaacgccAATGACACGATTCAATCTCGGGGCGTGATAGCATAAGTATGGGCAAAATATATAGAGTCGTGATACAGTCTCTAGATGTTAGTTTTTGAATGAAATAAAAGCTGAAAGTCACCAACATTTCATCATATGGTAAAAGGGAGAGGAGAATCACACCTTAGTCATGAAGTGACTGTGTATGCCTCCATTCAAGTTTTTATTTTCAACTTGTCCGTAATTTATGGAGAACGAAGAGAGGTTTGGTGTACTCGACGATCCCAAAGAGAAAGTTATCATCCTAGGACAATCAGAAATGGCAACTGTCGATATTGATGACAGCTCAAAAGCGTGCTTCCATTGACAAAACCATTTCAACTTATGTAGGGTACGAATATTGATATAAGACAATTTAGGAAATAAGGACGTGATAGCTACTTCTTTCAAATCCGCAATAACTTCAACCATTCCTTGGCATCTTTCTATAGATAGTCGTTTCAGATTCACAAGATTTTTGGCAATTGAGGGTGACATTAAGCTCTTAATGCCATCGACCTTACGTATTTCCAAGATCTCAAGATTATTAAGCATGTCGACTGGGATATGACGCCATATTTTGATCACATCTTTCAACATGCCGCGGAGTGTCAATTTTTTCAAGCGAGGAATTTCAACCTGTGAAAGATGTAACATTGAACGGTGgttaaaattttgattaaaaaaatatatatatatatcatagtCCAATAAAGGTAAGTTTTTGgcgtaaaatttaaataaataataaaagggTGATGCTACATCTACACGGAaggttacacgttgggttacacgtTACATTTGACATTACATAAATATCATTGATGTATTTTGGaaagaattttttcaaataaagtggagggataattttgtaatttcatgtaAAATACCTTTTTATTGCACATCAAATTGCACATCAAATGAAGGGAATGATTATCGGCATGGGTGGATTTTGAATCCATCGGCGCGAGACTAGTTTTTGTCCCTTCTATCTCCAGCGATTCCAGATATGGAAACTTGATGCTTTCAAAACGACTCAAATGAAATGTGAAGCATGTCAGATCTATTAGTTTCAGTTCCCTCAATACTGGGAATACGATTTGGCGATTTCCTTCAATTTCATGCGGTGATCTCtcttcaaacacttcaaatcGATCGATTACAAGTTCCACAAGTTGTGTATTCCATTCGCAAGTTTCGGCTCTGAAATTTGGGCAATTGACGATTTCAAGTTGTCTCATCTTGGGGAATTTTGCGATTTCATTTCCTCTGGAGAAAGCTTTCAGATTTGGCAGATGGCCAAGTGTCAGTTGCGTCAGCTTGGGGAAATCAATAACAGAATCATCCATGTTGTTTTCATTTTCATCCCAGAACACTTGTTCAATCTTGTCACAGCGTTGAATTCGGAGGGTTGAGAGTAGTACAAAACTCCTTGCTGTCGCAACAGAGAAGAGATAACGTAAATTTGGACAATCGTGGATGCTGATGTCACGGACGTTGCCTAGACAAATGTTGTGATTTGGACTCTTCCACAAATATGCCAACTTAGGCAGTTCATGTAGTTTCTGGAAGGCATTGGATGCCTCTGGAATTGTATAATCAATTATCTCTTCCAACTCTCCAAGGTTTCCCAGACATAGTCTCTTCAACTCATGGAATTTGCAATTGATTCCATTCACCAATTTCTTCGTCGTTGAACAACTTTCTAGCTCGAGGTTCCTCGGCAAAATTAAAATTGTATGAAGTATCATTTCCATACAAGCACAGTAATTGGGTGCTCCTTGCTAGTTGAAGAAGCCAATTTCCTACTTTGATGTCTCTGGGTACCTTTAGGGAGATACTTCTCTCCTCTCTCTCCGTCCGTATCCTCCTAGAATGAATCGAATATCTCACTAACTGCTGTGAAAGGCATAACTCTTGGGCAAATAAATTCCACTTACATATGTCAATATGCAAGGAAGTCAAATTGGGGAGAGACTCCAGTTCACATAGACGAGCATTGTTTTCACTGTTTTCATCATCCGTTGCTTCCCATCCATCAAAGCTATGAATGATTTTTAATTCCTCCAGTCCAACTAGACTTGATATGACACCCCCCACTATTCTTGCAAGCCGTTCGCAACTAATCAATTCTAATACCCTCAGGCGATTCAATCTCCCAATATCTGCTGGCAACTCTTCAATGTCCTCACATTTATGGACACGGACAATTATCAGACTTGCTAGCTCGCCTAGGATAGAGATATTTTTCACCGCACAACCCTCCAAGTGCAACGTTGCAAGGTTTTTTAGCAATTTCAGATTTGTTGGAAGTGATGGAAGACTAATTCCTGAAAAATACAACACAACAAGCTCCTCCATTCCTTCAAAATTGACATCAAATCCTTCAGGAAACTTGCTGTCTGCGGAATTCAGCATCATCAAGAGACGAAGATTTGGAAAATCTGACCAAGTTGGAAGCTTGGCATTTTCCTTTGAAATGTCTATCGACATCCATTCGCAATTGCTAGATGAATCTTGATTCCAGGAAGGCATGGAGGACACTTCCAGACTTTTCAAAAAGCCTCGTCGTTCTTTCATACCAATATAAATGGCCACATCACGAATAACATCATGCATTTTTACATCATGTTCCCCACTGCCATTCATTAACagataaaaatttttaagttTCTCCACCAAACCATGTGTTCTGTTTCTTCCCTCGTCAACAGTCATGATTCCCTCTAACATGCCTAACCCAATGCCGCACAAAGTCAAGAGCTCGATAGGAATGCTATAACCATCAGGAAACAAGCAACAAAGGAGGAAAAGCGACTTTTCACTTTCATTTTCTAAGAGATCATAACTCAGTTTGAGAATCTCATAGACATTTTTAACTTGCGGGAAATTCGTCGGGTTAGCTCTTTTCAGCTGTGAAAGTGAATCTCTCCACGTTTCTATGCTTCTATATTTGAGAGCTTTACCGATGGTTACAAGTGCAATCGGCAAACCTCCGCATTCTGCTGCAACGGCTTCTGCTATGGGGAGCAACTCTGGTTTATCCACGCATTCGCcagttttctctctaaaaagTCTCCATGCTTCTTGTTCATCTAAGACGTCTATTTGAACAACTTTATCCGCTTCCATATCATGGCATAAATCTCTAGACCGAGATGTCAAAATAATCTTGCATGCTTCGAAAGGAACTCCTATTTGCTCCAAATCGAAACTTTTCCAAACATTGTCAAATATTAAGAGCTTTCTCCTGCTATCCAGTAGCCTGGTATGTATTTTATGCGCTCTACCAGGCAAAGTATCTTCATCCAATTTCAAACCTACTATTTCAGCAATCTCCTTCTGAATATTAAGGATGTCAATCTGTTGGCCGACAACTACGAACACGACCTCGTCAAATAATCCCCCTGTTCTCACCCTCTCCTCAATTCTTTGCGCCATAGTCGTCTTTCCAACCCCTCCTGCACCGCAAATCGCTATCATACGAATACCATCATCATTTAAAAACTCCACTATGTTATCCTCAACCCGTCTTCTCGATTCAAGCTTCTCCGTTGGTTCGTGAGAGATGAGAGATCGCATTGATGCTGGAGGGGCTGGGAAAGATATCATCATTGAATCTGCTTCATTTCGTAGTTTTAGAATGCCTTGTGCCGTTCTCTTGGCACTCTTTCCCAACGTGTACCGACCGAATATATCCCAAGGCTTGAGCCCATTGGAACTTTGCGAAATTCCATTGCTCACCTCCAGCTTCTGAGCAACTTCGTTGGACCAATTTTCGACATCTGGGGTCACAGCTTCAGCACTATATCGAGCCTCTTCCTTCTTATGGTCGACATAGAGCTTAGCTCTTTTCAAAAGACGAGTTTCATCCGTGAGGCCTTGAATATTCTCAGGGCAACACAACAAGTAATCAATATGGCGCTTGAAGCGTGGCCAAAGCACAGCAGTCACTATGCATTTTCCAAGTTCTTTTGCATATTCAAACCCATGTTCTGCCATTATGTTTACCTTATGAATATTGACAAAGAAAACGAAAATCAGGGGAGAAACAAGTAAACGGATAGGGAAATTACTACAAGAATATGACGATGACATGTTAGTTGTAAGTAACGCTACAAAATGTTACGGACGCTATTTAATAAAATTGGATTTCAACCAAATATGATAAATTTACTAATATGTAATTAAATAGTTAGATGGTCTCTTTAGTCTTTATCGGTAAGACGGATCGAAAAGACTTATACTTATAATGAAAAATAGTTTAGTATTATAAACTAATAATTTTTCATAGATTGAGATAGGTCGGTTTGATCGTTCATTTTCAAAATTGTGTTGAACAGGTAAACTATGTAATTTTTATAAACTAATAATTTTTCATAGATTGAGTTAGGTCAGTTTGGCCGTTCATTTTCAAAATTGTGTTGAACAGGTAAactatgtaattttttttaaaaaatatttatttttataagctatcttcaaaaaaaaattaatctttttatttttctaaaaaaaattcaaagtataatttctaaaattaaaatcaaaatatagataatgatgataaataaatatcaataaaatcgtctcattatttgaaatttatttgtctTGCAAATCAATAAACTCAACATATTTGGTATGTCCCCTCAAATcctatttattaaataaataaacatgatattaaataaaaaaaccaaagaatttaaaaaaaaaaaaaatccactaTGGTTGTAGGGTTTTGCGGTAGTACCGCAAAATGCCACCACTTGCATTACTTTTgagttattttttgtttttaattttaaattatcaaAAACCAATAATTACTATCGCACATATGTTTATCTACTTGGTTTGTTATTGAATTAATGTCATATGGTTACTATCTTTTCAACGATAAATTTTATGTAATAATCTCAATGCTTTATGGTAAATTGAATCATTTGCAAATTTTCACAATCTATGATTGAGTTCACAAAATATCATTTTCCTAAAATTTATGTTAGTAAATTCCAatgtattttaacttttttcAAACACCAAAATGGAATTTGAATTCCATGAATTAAAAAtccaaattcaatttcaattcaaaattttactTTTTAGACATCCAAACATACTGATAAAGAACAAAGGGAATTTGCAACATTACACATGTGGAATACCAAAAGAACTAGTAAGGGTACGTGaactcaaaatttaaaaacatgaGGATTTTCTAAACTAATACTTTTTTCAtgagaaagatttgagcaaaACTAAGATATCACAGGAGTAGTTAATGCAATTtcttaacaatttttttttaatctcatgcataaattaaataataatagagGATAATTTAGTAAAACATCAACTAATTTGACCGCGTGTTTGGATCTGGGGTACGTGtgtaacttttatatatatatataaaaaaaaaacacacacacacgcacaaGGGCTATAATGCCTATTTAATTTTCATAGAGGTGATGcctatattttcaatatttcacatagGAATGTgtaaaaaactcaaaaatattataggcatatgataattaatatttttaacttatttattttattatttaattttactcatctattttatgattaaaattttttattatggaTTTTGATGTCTTTTTTCCACAGTGTTATTGATTTTTTGAGAAGATTTCGAAGCGATTTTCGGAAGTGTATGCTCGATCAtggtaaaatttaaattatgattttttatgtGGTAAAATTTTTTAAGATCATGACTAAccgatttatttttcaaaaaataaatattacaaagaGATTATTTTAGTGAGTTAAATTCGGAAGATTATGCTCGAGCAGGTGCTGCACTCCAGGCTTCTGTAGCAGCAACTTGGGTTCTGCCATGGACCTTGAACTCTTGGGTCGTGTACTCAGGTCCTTCCGTGTGTGGCTTGTCTTCCCGAACTTTCAGACATCCCGGATTTTTTATGAAAAGATTTTGGTGTGAATTGTTGGGAATAATGCCTTAAAATATCCCTATTTATTATCGTGATTGTCTCAGATCTTTTTTGATGTCATTTATATCTTTTTTTTCGCACATTTGTTTTCACAAAACATCTCTGCCATCAAATAATCTGTAAACATTTAACAGCAGACGCCCAACATCATCCCAAACCCCTTATTTCCAAGTTTCAAACCATAATCCTCAAAATCTCACTGTATTCATTCCTAGCTCCAACACCGGTCAATCTCGTATACGAATGGTTACTGTTGTATTCTCAGAATTAACATCATAATAATATTTCCTACTTTCCAGGCATCTTGTTTCACTCATGCCTTGCGGCTGATACCTGTTAGTTTTAttggtcccaggtgcggcatcacgagatagaaactatagaaattgaaaaataaaatagacaccaagatttacgtgaaaaccccccaaaaattattagggtaaaaatcACGGGCAAGATCAAAaaattccactataatatttggagaattacaacatCTCTCTatgtttccaaagagacactcgctctcttaatacaggaaaaaacctatctcacaaatatatatagaaatatagGAGAGAAGAAAACACTCAAGAATCAGATGAGAGAACTCGAGATGGGATGCTCTGAAACTGACGCAGaatgcatgtatttatagttgcAGATTTTAGTCTGAACGCAAGAAACACAATTCAATTCTGAATTGTTTTTGCTATCATACGTTTCAACTTTTGCACAGCTGCTCACATGAGTTGTCCACATGCATTTAATGCATGAATCATTATTCTCATTTTGCCAAAATTTCTCCcacttgaagatttgattgagaatcaaacacatTTCCACACATCCTTTCAATCTTGTCATTCATGCTGCTTAAGTTTTTGCTAGGCCACATGAGAATCTACACCACTCGAACTTATTATCCTTCGTATGGATCTTCGGCATGTCCATACTTTCTTCCTCTACCACTTCTCGTACAAAGTGAAATTGaactccaatgtgtttagtcctggaatgGAAGGCTGGATTACTTGCAATGTGCAAgacactctgactgtcacaaaacAGAGGAATATTTTCTTATTTGTGCCCAAGCTCCTCCAATGACCTTTAAATCCATATTGCCTCTttgcaagcttgagtagctgcCATGTATTCTGCCTCCGTTGTAGATAATGTCACAActgtttgcagttttgaaacccagctgactgcacctcctgcaactgtaaacacataaccagtagtaGATTTTCTTTTATCTGGATCACCCGCATAGtctgaatccacatagcccctcaatgtaaaatctgatcctccaaaaTATAATGCAGTATCCGAGGTACCCTTAATgtatctaaggatcctcttaaTCGTGCTCCAATGCTCTTGTCCAGGATTTGTCATATACCAACTGACTGCTCCCACTGCTTGTGCAATGTCTGGTCTTGTACAAATCATGGCGAACATCAAACTTTCCACTGCTGATGCATACAGTACTCGATACTGCTTCATTGCTAGGACACATCTcagaagataacttgaagttaataggaagagaggttgaaactggcttactatctttcatgttgaagcgctgcaagattttcttcaaataatttttatgggaaaGACAAATCTTCTTATTAATTCTGTCTCGATAaacttgcatccctagaatcttgtttgctggtcccaagtccttcatatcaaattccatAGCCAACGgtgccttcaattcttggacccGATCTTTGTTGGGGCCTTCTACTAACATGTCGTCCACGTACAACAGCAAAATGATACCATCATCACCAGACCTCTTGAAATACGTACAAGGGTCTGCACTGAGTATGTTGTATCCAaggctcatgatataggaatcaaatctcttgtaccaaTACCTCGGCacctgtttgagaccgtacagatatttgttcaacctgcaaaccaagtttTCTTTACCTTTTTCCGCAAAACCTTTTGGCTTgagcatatagatttcttcttcaagatcgccaTGAAGAAATGCCGTTTTCACATCTAGCTGTTCTAGATATAGGTCAAATTCTGACTATTGAAAGTCGAACCACAtgagaaaatatctcattgaagtcaatTCCTTCTTTCTGAGCATACCCTTTGACAACCAATCTCGCACGATACCGCTCCACTTGTTTATTTCCATCACGCTTGATCTTATAGACCCATCTGTTACCGATAGCTTTCCTTCCTCGtggtagtgtaacaagatcccaagttttgttcctgtccaatgcttccaattcttcctgCATTGCTATTATCCACAGGGATAAATCCGAGCTTTGAGTAGCCGGCCTCATGGAAACTCGATGGCTCACCATCCTCTGTTAATTGACAAtatgcaatgttgctttcagtgacataatctgaaagccaacctggtggtcttctctctcgagttgactgcCTCACTTTGGAAACCTCTGACTCAACTTGTTCTTGTTCCTCATGCTCTGGTACTActtcacaagaaacttgatcttcGTCTGTCTTATTTTCCACCTGAATGATAGTAGTTTCTGAATTCGGTGTGTCTTTGTCtcccttcactttatcttcctcGAAGATAA
Proteins encoded:
- the LOC140882485 gene encoding probable disease resistance protein At4g27220 isoform X2, with the protein product MAEHGFEYAKELGKCIVTAVLWPRFKRHIDYLLCCPENIQGLTDETRLLKRAKLYVDHKKEEARYSAEAVTPDVENWSNEVAQKLEVSNGISQSSNGLKPWDIFGRYTLGKSAKRTAQGILKLRNEADSMMISFPAPPASMRSLISHEPTEKLESRRRVEDNIVEFLNDDGIRMIAICGAGGVGKTTMAQRIEERVRTGGLFDEVVFVVVGQQIDILNIQKEIAEIVGLKLDEDTLPGRAHKIHTRLLDSRRKLLIFDNVWKSFDLEQIGVPFEACKIILTSRSRDLCHDMEADKVVQIDVLDEQEAWRLFREKTGECVDKPELLPIAEAVAAECGGLPIALVTIGKALKYRSIETWRDSLSQLKRANPTNFPQVKNVYEILKLSYDLLENESEKSLFLLCCLFPDGYSIPIELLTLCGIGLGMLEGIMTVDEGRNRTHGLVEKLKNFYLLMNGSGEHDVKMHDVIRDVAIYIGMKERRGFLKSLEVSSMPSWNQDSSSNCEWMSIDISKENAKLPTWSDFPNLRLLMMLNSADSKFPEGFDVNFEGMEELVVLYFSGISLPSLPTNLKLLKNLATLHLEGCAVKNISILGELASLIIVRVHKCEDIEELPADIGRLNRLRVLELISCERLARIVGGVISSLVGLEELKIIHSFDGWEATDDENSENNARLCELESLPNLTSLHIDICKWNLFAQELCLSQQLVRYSIHSRRIRTEREERSISLKVPRDIKVGNWLLQLARSTQLLCLYGNDTSYNFNFAEEPRARKLFNDEEIGEWNQLQIP
- the LOC140882485 gene encoding probable disease resistance protein At4g27220 isoform X1 is translated as MSSSYSCSNFPIRLLVSPLIFVFFVNIHKVNIMAEHGFEYAKELGKCIVTAVLWPRFKRHIDYLLCCPENIQGLTDETRLLKRAKLYVDHKKEEARYSAEAVTPDVENWSNEVAQKLEVSNGISQSSNGLKPWDIFGRYTLGKSAKRTAQGILKLRNEADSMMISFPAPPASMRSLISHEPTEKLESRRRVEDNIVEFLNDDGIRMIAICGAGGVGKTTMAQRIEERVRTGGLFDEVVFVVVGQQIDILNIQKEIAEIVGLKLDEDTLPGRAHKIHTRLLDSRRKLLIFDNVWKSFDLEQIGVPFEACKIILTSRSRDLCHDMEADKVVQIDVLDEQEAWRLFREKTGECVDKPELLPIAEAVAAECGGLPIALVTIGKALKYRSIETWRDSLSQLKRANPTNFPQVKNVYEILKLSYDLLENESEKSLFLLCCLFPDGYSIPIELLTLCGIGLGMLEGIMTVDEGRNRTHGLVEKLKNFYLLMNGSGEHDVKMHDVIRDVAIYIGMKERRGFLKSLEVSSMPSWNQDSSSNCEWMSIDISKENAKLPTWSDFPNLRLLMMLNSADSKFPEGFDVNFEGMEELVVLYFSGISLPSLPTNLKLLKNLATLHLEGCAVKNISILGELASLIIVRVHKCEDIEELPADIGRLNRLRVLELISCERLARIVGGVISSLVGLEELKIIHSFDGWEATDDENSENNARLCELESLPNLTSLHIDICKWNLFAQELCLSQQLVRYSIHSRRIRTEREERSISLKVPRDIKVGNWLLQLARSTQLLCLYGNDTSYNFNFAEEPRARKLFNDEEIGEWNQLQIP